A segment of the Bacteriovorax sp. PP10 genome:
GATCCGAATACTTTGTAGTATTTGATCATAAAATAAAACGCAATCGTCGCAATCGGAAACGAGAAGATCGGATCTGCTAAATGGTTAATAAGTTCTTTTAACATTTTCTATTTTCCTTAATAGTTTTAAATCTCTTAAAGCGGAGCTGAAATCCCACCGTCTTTTCTTACTCTCCAAAAGTGAACTGCAATTAAAACCCCAACAACAAGTGGGATGAATACACAGTGAAGAATGTAAAAACGAAGAAGAGCTGGCTCACCAACGAAACGTCCACCAAGTAACTGGAAACGAACGTCGTTCTTATCAGAAACCATTACGAAGTCACCGATACGAGCAAGCATTGCACCCGGACCACCGTTACCCATAAATGGAGTCGCTTTCGCCATGTTCGATCCAACAGTGATCGCCCAAATAGCCAGCTGATCCCATGGAAGAAGGTAACCTGTGAAAGATAGAAGAAGAGTTAATACTAGAAGGATAACACCAATACCCCAGTTGAATTCGCGAGGTGGTTTGTATGATCCAGTCATGAATACACGGAACATGTGAATCCACACAGTGATAACCATTAAGTGGGCTCCCCAACGATGAATCTCGCGCATGATCCCTAAAGGAACGTGCTCTCTTAGTGCGATGATGTCGTTGAAAGCGTATTCAGCAGTTGGTCTGTAGTAGAACATTAAAAGAAGACCAGTCACCGTTAGTGCTAAGAAGATGAAGAAAGTTAATCCACCCATACACCATGTGTATCCAAGTTGAACCCCTGACTTCTTTAACTTAATCGGGTGAAGGTGAAGA
Coding sequences within it:
- a CDS encoding cytochrome b N-terminal domain-containing protein, with the translated sequence MAGNGLAKKVRETQVWNSIFRHGPPDNARNRAAVIAGNVFLHLHPIKLKKSGVQLGYTWCMGGLTFFIFLALTVTGLLLMFYYRPTAEYAFNDIIALREHVPLGIMREIHRWGAHLMVITVWIHMFRVFMTGSYKPPREFNWGIGVILLVLTLLLSFTGYLLPWDQLAIWAITVGSNMAKATPFMGNGGPGAMLARIGDFVMVSDKNDVRFQLLGGRFVGEPALLRFYILHCVFIPLVVGVLIAVHFWRVRKDGGISAPL